CGGGGCGGGAGGGGGGGCCTCCTCCTCCGGCTGGAAGGCCTGAAGCTTTTCCGCTTTGGCTACGGGCGTCGGAGCGGCGACCGGTTTGGGATCGATGACGCGGGGCGGAGGTGGCGTCGGATCTTTTTCCATGCGGAACAGCGCCGACGGTCCGGGCAGGATGTTGGCCACCAGGTGTTGCAGAAAATCGCTTTCCGGCAAGACCCGTGTCCACAGGAAGAAAAATCCCACCCCGATGAGAATTCCGATCAGGTAGGGAAAAAAGGTTTGGCCGATGTATCGGAAAAATCGCATCATGGGAATCGTTCCTGCCAGAAGGTGGCAACCGGACGGTTTCTCGGGACACTGGGTGATACGGGTATGTTGCCGATCATGGGCACTATGTATAGCTTGTTTGTGTCCCGAAAAGAAGAACTGAAATGATTCTTGAGGAAAGAGACGGGCAAAATTCCGCAAAACCGCTCTTTGGTGGCAAGGGGAGGGAAAATCTCCCTTCCCCACGGGGTGCAAGGGTTCGATAATCGCTTGAGAAGGCGGGGGCAGTTTTTTCGGGATGGTCAGATGAACCTAGAGGAAAAAATCCATCAGCTTTTCAACAGCTGTGAAGTCCATTTTTGCCGCGAGGAGATGGCAAGGGTGCGCCACGCCCTGGATCTGGCGAGCGTTTATCACGAAGGCCAGGTTCGCAAGCTGGACGGATCGCCTTACTTGAACCATCCCGTGGAGGTGGCGCAAAGCTGCATCGACTGGGGCTTGACCGATTCCACCGCCATCTGCGCCGCGCTGTTGCACGACGCATTGGAGGACGCCCCGGAAGATGCCAACCCCCTCGGGGAGATCGGCCGGCTCTCCAGGGATGTATTGGAACTGGTTCAGGCCCTGACCAAGATCCGGCATCTGCAGACCGGCGGCGGTGACCTGCCCGCCACCTACCGGCGCATTCTGGGTGCGGCAGCCCGGGATTTGCGGGTGTTGATCATCAAGGCCATGGATATCTACCACAACTCCGCCACGCTGGAGGTTCACGGCGCGGCCAAGGCCAAGGTCAAGGCCAGCCTGGGACTGATTTACGTCGGCATGGCCCGACGCCTGGGTATCATGCAGTTCGCCGACGTTCTCATCGAGCGGCTGTTGCCCCATCTGATGCCGGTGCAGCATCGCAAGATCAAGGAGGCGCTGAACCAGTTCCAACGTCAGGGCGCCAGCAGCATGGAGCGGCTGGACCGGCGTTTCGAGGAACTGATCGGCAGCAGCATGGCGGTGAGGCATGTCGTGGAGCCGAAGAGCCTCGGCGATTTCTTCGTGTTGACCGAAAGACCCGGAACGGGCCATCTGCAACGCATCGGCTGGCCGGTCTTCCGTTTGAAGGTGCTGGTCAAGGATCGGGATGACGCTTTCCAGGTTCTGGGGCGCGTGCATCAATTCTTCGAACCGTTGCCCCGCCATATCCGGGACTATTTGAACGCCCCGCGCATCAACGGCTTCCGGGCCTTGACCTCCCGCATTCTCTGGGAGGGGCACGCAGTCAACGTGTTGATCGTGCTGGAGGAGGACGACGAGGCCAACAGCCTGGGCATCCTGGCGGAATGGGGGGTGAGCGGCCCCGACCCCAGCCGTTACATGCGCCTGCTGGCCACTCTGGGGGACAGCGATCTGCGCATGTCGGAGGTCCACTCCCATGTGTTGCCCGATTTGCTGGATATCTATACCCCCAGAGGGGACCGGCTGACCTTTCCTCAGGGATCGGTAGTGGTCGATTTCGCTTATCTGGTCCATACCGAATTGGGCGAACACTGCATCGGGGCCAAGATCAACGGCGTGCGCTCCCTGCCGGAGGATCCCCTGGAAGATGGGGACGTGGTGCAGATTCTGACCTCTCCGGAGGCCCATCCGCAACGCTCCTGGCTGGAGGTGGTCAAGACGGCCAGAGCCAAGACCCTGATCAAACAATCCCTGAAAAATCACGTCGTTCATATCAAGGGCATGCGACACCATTCCAACGGGGGATTCACCATCACCGATCTGTGTGGCGTGGACTATGTCTGGGCGACCTGCTGCGTGGCCGTACCCTCCGACACCATTGTGGGGCGCATGTCGGAGGATGGCCACTGGATCGTGCATCGGGCCGACTGCGACAAGGCCCAGGGGGCTCAATGGGAGAAGGGCGATTGGGAGTGCCTCGACGAACCGGGAGTGCGCATCAGCGTGACGCTGGCGGTGGCCCATCGTACCGGCTCCCTGTTGCAGGTGCTGGAGTTGCTGGCCCAGCGGGGCATCAACGGTCAGACCATCCAGAGCAAGGGACGCCTCGGTGATTCGTTCCTGATCGAACTCGATTTGGGCGGTCAGGATCCGGTCTCCCTGGGTCGGATATTCAAGGAGATGGTGCAGGTTCCCGCGGTTCAGGAGGTGCGACGCTATGCCTGGATGCGCTGAATCCGGCTTTCCCCTGCGTATCGCCACCTGGAACGTCAACTCCCTGAACGTGCGTCTGGAGCCGTTGCTCGCCTGGTTGCGCGACGACCCGGTGGATGTGATCTGCCTGCAGGAGACTAAGTTGCCGGACGAGCGCTTTCCGGCGGAGGCGCTGGCGGCGGCGGGCTACCGGGTCTGGTTTGCCGGGCAGAAGACCTACAACGGTGTGGCCATTCTCAGCCGCCGGGAGGGCCGGGGGGCGATACGTCGGATACCGGGCTGGGCGGATGAGCAGCAGCGCTTTCTTTCGGTGGAGATCGACGGTATTCGCGTGCTGTGTGTCTACGTGCCCAACGGCGCCGAGGTGGGAGGGGAAAAGTACGCCTACAAGCTCTCCTGGCTGAAGGCGTTGACGGCCCATGTGGAGACGCTGTTGGCCGAGGGTGGACCGGTTATCGTGGCGGGGGATTTCAACATCGCCCCGGAAGATCGGGATTGTTACGACCCGGCGGCCTGGGCGGGTCAGATCCTGGTTTCGGAAGCGGAGAGGGCGGCCTTCCGGGCGCTGTTGCAGGGGCCGTTGGTGGACGGGTTGCGTCAGGTGGATCCCCGGCAGGGGGTTTACACCTGGTGGGATTATCGCGCCGGGGCCTTTCCGCGCAATCACGGGTTGCGCATCGATCATCTGCTGCTTTCGACGGATTTGGCGCGTCGTCTGCGCCGGGGTGAGGTGTTGCGGGGCCTGCGCGGCATGGAGCGTCCTTCCGATCACGCTCCGGTGCTTCTCGAACTCGCTTGATTCCACCTGCTCAAGACAAGGGGAAACCATGGATCAGGATCAGGGTGGACGGGCCAGGCTGCTGGAAGCGTGGCGAGGGCTTTCCCCGGAGGATCAACGGGCGGTGTGCCTGTTTGCGGAGTTTCTTCGGTCCAAAGGCCAGCGGGCGGAGCCCCGGAGCGTGCCCCGGGAACCGCTTTCCATTCCGGCACCGGCGGGAGAGAGCGCCGTGGCGGCGCTGAAACGCCTCAAGGCCACCTACCCGATGATCGAGGCCGACACGGGCCTTCTGGAGGAGGCCTCGCGGCTTTTGATGGACAAGGTATTGGGCAAGCCCGACAAGGAGGTCATTTCGGGGATGGAGGCCCTTTTCCAGCGGCGCTATCGGGCTTGGCTGGAGGCGGAGCGTACTCGAAGCGCCCCTGAATGAGACGGTCGCCTTCCATGTGGGGCGGTTCGTAACGGGTGGGCAGGGGGGCGCGGGTCTCCATCAGGTGTTCGGTGGCCAGAGCCAGCAGGAGCAGGGCCAGGGTGGCCAGGATCAGGGATGGCACCCGGCGGGAAAAGGCCGAGGGTGCCGTTTCGAGGTGAGGATGCCACAGGGACCAGAGCATGCGCGCCCCGTACCATAGCGCCAGGATGGCCAACAGACCGAGAAGCAGGTAAATGAAAGTGCGCATTGGGGATGAAATCCTCCGCTATGGCGCGTGCAACAGAACGATCACACGTTGAATAATGGCAGCCGTGGCTCCCCATATCCAGTATTTCCGATAGGTAAAGGCCGGTTGGGGCGAGAAAGAGGGATTATGGCGGAAAAAGGCCCAGGGAATGGAGACCCAGGAGGCCACTTCCCGCGGATCGGGAGCGAAGCGGGGGAGATCGGCCATGGCGGCCACGAAGGGGTGAACCAGAAAACCGGTACTGGTGGTGGGTTGGGGCGGCAGCGCTCCCAGAATGGAAAAACCCTGCAGGGAGCAGCCCAGTTCCTCGCGGGTTTCCCGAAGAGCGGTGATGAGCAGGCTGGCATCCCCCGGTTCCCGGCGGCCTCCCGGAAAGGCCATCTGGCCCTTGTGGGTGGAGACGATCCGGGAGCGTTCGATCAGAATGAGATGGGGACGACCGTCCGGCCAGTGGAAGGGCAGCAGCACGGCGGCGGGGGAGAGGGTGGAACTGGTTTCCGGAACGGGTCGTCGCGGACGGGAGAGGCGGGCCGCGATTTGGCCGGGGTCGGGAAAGTCGTCATCCATGGAGAGGGACATAACGACCTCGGAGGAAAGGACTGGCAACGATGTGGGGTCTCCATCCGGTGTTGGTGGAATTGCCGGCGGGTCGGCACAAACTCTGTTTATGCGGCGACAGCGACTCCTTTCCGGCATGTGACGACAGCCGACGCGGGGTTTGCAGCCGGGCGGTGACGGTGGATCTGCCGGAGGATGGCCGACTGCTGCTTTGCGCATGTGGCAAAAGCAGCAGAGGGCATCTCTGTGATGGCAGTCACGGCTACTCCCGAAAAGTTCCCCACGGGCGATAATGGGGTTTCATCGGGAAAGACGCAAGATCGGAATGGAGGAAGCGGTGGAGTAGGAGGAGATGGCGTGGAGCGGCACGCTGTCGCGTACCGGCATGACCATCTCGTCGCCGAGAGCGGCCAATTTGACCTGCCGCACGGGTTGGGCGGAAGCGGAATCCGGGGTTCGGGCCGAGGCGCGGCGCACGGTGATGTGCATGTTGGTCGGGGCTTTCAGGTTTTCCGCGGCCCGACTGACCAGGATGATGCGACCGTCGGAGGAGCGGAAACGGCGCACCATTTCGAAGGCGGCAGGGGGTGGCGTGCGGTGTTTGCCGTCGAGGCGCACGGCCTGATAGTATTCCATAACCTTCTTGACATAACGCCGGGTTTCCGGATAGGGGGGCACCCCCTTGTATTTCAGCACGGCGCCGGGTCCGGCATTGTAGCCGGCCAGGGCCAGACCGAGATTGTTGAACTGGTCGAGCATCTTGCGAAGGTATTTTGCCCCGCCGCGCAGGTTCTGCTCGGGATGAAAGGGGTTGCGCACGCCCATGTCGTGGGCGGTGCCGGGCATGAGCTGAGTGAGACCCGCCGCGCCCTTGGGGGAGACGGAGAGGGGATCGAAGCTCGACTCCACGGCGACCACCGCTTCCAGCAGAGCGGGATCGACCTGCTCTTCCCGGGCCACCTGTTGGATCATGGGCAGCCAGGAGGGGGTTTTGGCCTCGGCCCACCCGGCCAGGAGCAGACCCAGACAGAAGAGCAGGTGGCCGCCGAAGCGGCGTGAAAAGCCCGACCTTCCCTTCGACACCTCATCCGGGAAGCCGCCCGATGGCCGAGAGCTGACGGCCACAGGTGGGCAATCCGTTCCGGGTGGCGTGGCGGTGGCTGAAGAAGAGGTGATTCTCGGTGTAAGTGCAGTGGCCCACATCGTACAAGCAATCCTCCGCCAGCCCTGCCCGCAGAAGTCGCAGGCGCAACAGACCCGGCAAATCGAAGCGGTAACGATCGGAATCCGTTTCGGGCGCGAAGAATTGGCCGAAGGCGGTATCCGTTGCCAGAAAGCGGGCATGCACGTCGCCACCGACTTGAAAGGCGGACTGGCGGATGCAGGGGCCTATGAGGGCCCGGATATCGTATGGCCGGGCACCCATCGTGGTCATGGAATGCAAGCAGGATTCCAAAACCCCGTCGAGGGCGCCGCGCCATCCGGCATGGGCGGCGCCGATCACTCCGGAGCGGGGATCGGCCAGCAGCACGGGGGCGCAATCGGCGGTCAGAACGGCCAGCAGCAGACCGGGTCGATCGGTGACCTGGGCATCGGCCACGGGAGGGGAGGAGGGGGCCTCTTCCCCGCTGAAAACCGTGGCGACGCCGTGGACCTGCTCCAGAAAGCGCAACGCCTCCAGGGGCCGTCCCAGGCGGGTTGCCAGCCGTTTGCGGTTCTCCAGGACACGGTCGGAATCGTCCGCCACATGGCCGGCCAGGTTGAGGGAGGCGAAGGGGCCCGAACTCACGCCGCCCCCCCGGGTGGTACAGACCATTTCGATGGTATCGACCCCCGGAAAAGTGGGCTGCAGGAGAAGGAGTTTTCCTTGATTGTCGGGGGAAGTTGGGATAGAGTTCACCGTTTTTTCACTCCTTGCTCCGGAAACGATACGGGTAACAAACGAAAAAGAGGCCCTTCTCAAGAGGGAAAAATCTGCCGATTGGTGCAGCATCTGCCGGATCGGGCAGCATGACCGGCTTGAGGGTGGATACGGAAAGACTTTTTCGGGAAAAACCGATCTCCGGGGCTTGTGCGGCAACGCATCGAACCGAAGGGAAGAGGATATGGCTTTCTACGAATCAATCTACATCATTCGACCCGATCTGACCACCGAGCAGATCGAACAGGTCAACCGCCGCGTCACCGATCACATCGCCGCGCTGGGCGGCAAGGTGCTGCGCACGGAACTGTGGGGCCGTCGGCAACTGGCCTACATCGTCCGCAAGAACAGCAACGGCTTCTATGTTTTCCACTCCGTCGAAGGGGCGGGCAACATGGTGCGGGAGTTGGAAGCCCGGCTGGCCATCGACGAAGATATCCTCAAGTATCTGAACGTCCGGGTGGAGAAGGCCAACAGCAACCCGACCCCCCTGGGACGTCCCGAAGAGAAGCGGGAAGGCTCTCCCCGCCTTGAAGAAGGCGAAGTCTTCGAAGGCGAGGACATGGCCGAAGAGGAAGAGTAGGGAGTGCCTGCGCCCACCTCACCCCCGGAAACGAGCAATCGGGTGGTGTTGGCCGGACTTCTGGTGGACCGCCCCGTCGAACGTGTCACACCCTCGGGGCGCCTGGTGGTGGAATTCGAGTTGGAACACCACTCCGCCGTCCGGGATCTGGCCCCTCTGGAACGGGTGGCCTTGCGGATCGGGGTGGTGGCGCTGGATCAGGTGGCTTCGACGTGCCGTACACTGGCAGCGGGCAGTGCCGTCGAGGTGGAAGGCGTACTCAACCAGAAACTGTGGAGCCGGGATGGACGGGAACGTCGCGGGCGGGTCGAAATGGTGGCTCGCAACATTCGCATCGATGTTTCCTCATCCCCGCTCAATCTTGATAACACGCCCGAAGACGGGCATTCGCGAATTGAGGTGATCAATGGGTGATCATGGTGGCAGTCGGGATCGGGATGGTGGTTTCTTCCGCGAAGATGGTCGCGGCGGCGGTGGTGGCGGCGGTGGACGCATGGGTGGCCCCGGTGGTCGTCCCGGTGGAACCGGCGGTCCGGGCGGTCGTCCCCGTCCCGGTGGGGCGGATGCCGCAGGAGCCGCTGCCGGTGGCAGCCGTCGGCCCTTCTTCCGTCGTCGCAAGGTCTGTCTGTTCTGCGCCGACAAGACCCAGTTGATCGACTACAAGGATCCCAAACTGCTCTCCCGTTTCATCACGGAGCGCGGCAAGATGGTTCCCAGCCGTATCACCGGTGTCTGCGCTCCGCATCAGCGCGCCTTGGCACGGGCCATCAAACGGGCTCGCAATATCGCCCTGCTGCCATTTTTGGTGAAATGAGCCGGTCGATTCGTAAGACCTCGTCGGGGAAGGGGCATTCCACCTTCCGGGGAGTTCCATGAACCCTCCCTGGTGGAAGGAGATTGGCAGACATCCCGTTGCCGCGGGTTTTCTGGGGTTGGCTTTTCTGTTGCTCTCAACCCGGATGCCGCTGCTGATGCCGTTGCAGTTTTTCCTGCCCCTGCCGTTTCTTCTGGCAGGGGGCAGGCACGAGCTGCGTCGTGCCGTTTGGGCTCTGCTGCCTTTCGGGGTGGGAGCCTCTCTCCTGGACGGCAACCTCCTCTATCCGGCGATCATGTCGGTGATGTTCGCGGCAGTGCCGCTGGCTTTTGGTATTTCCCTGCGCAACGGTTGGCCAGTCACTCTGGGTTGGTCCCTCCTCTTCGCCGGGGGCGGCGTGCTGCTGCTGGGGATCATTCTGGGGAGCATGCTTTTCGGCCTGGACCTGCAGGCAGCGTTGCAGGCTTCCATGGAACCCGTAAGGGATCACCTGCTGGCCGACATGCAGGAAAAAGCCCAGGCCGAAGCCTTGCTTCTGGCTCAGACCCGGGCCTTTCTGGACCAGATGATCGAGACCCTCTCCTGGGTCTTCCCGTCCGCTTTTCTCTCCACCTGGTTTCTCATCCAGTCGGGGAATTTGTGGATGGCCCGGAACGTGCTGGAACGCACGGGGCAAGATGTACCCAAGGGGGAAGGTTTGTCCGATTTTCGGGTGCCCTTCTTCCTGGTGTGGGCGGTGATCGCCTTTGGTGTCCTGGCCATGGTCACCCAAGGCAGTGGGCGTTTTTTGGGTGTCAACATGCTGCTGTTTCTGACCATGCCCTATTTTTTCCAGGGTTTGGCCATCATTCAGAGCTTGTTTCTGCGCTACACGTTGCACCCCTTTTTGCGGGGCCTGTTTTACGCCTTGCTGATCGTCCGACTGGAACTGAATCTGATTCTGATCCTGTTGGGCTTGTTCGATACATGGCTGGATGTGAGAAAATATTTCAATCGCGCCGATGCAGACCCTCCTGGGAGGTAGCTTTCGATGGATGTTATCCTGTTGGAAAAAATCAGCAAACTCGGTGAACTTGGCTCCGTGGTCAAGGTTCGCGGAGGCTATGGACGCAACTTTCTGATCCCTCAGAAGAAGGCCCTGCCCGCCACGGCGGCAAACAAGGCCCGATTCGAGCAGGAAAAGGCCGACTTCGAGCAGAAGCAGGCGGAAGTGCGCGCTCGCGCCGAAGCTCTGGCCGCTCGTCTCACCGGTTTGGAGGTGGTGCTGGATCGCCCCGCCGGATCCGGTGAAAAGCTCTTCGGAGCCGTGACCAACGCCGACATCGCCGAATTCTTCAAGGGGAAGGGCGTGGAGGTGGAGCGCAAGGTCATCGAAGTGGCCGCCCCGATCAAGACTCTGGGTGAGCATATCGTGCGCCTGCGCCTGCACCCCGATGTGGTGCCGGAACTGGTGGTGCGGGTCGAACGCAGCGTCAAATAAGGCGTTGATTCAAGGAGAATGGACCATGCCGACTTATGATTATAAGTGCAACTCGTGTAATCATCCGTTCGAGCACGCCCATGGCATGAACGAGAAGGTGGAACTCCATTGTCCCGCATGCGGTGGTGCCAATGTTCGCAAGGTCTTTTCCACGGGGGGGCTCGTGGGGGCCAACTCGGGCAAGGGCTCGCCTCCGCCTCCTTCTCCGTGTGGAGGGGGTGGGTGCGGTGGGGGGATGTGTGGGCTTAACTGAAGCAAGGCGGGCCGGGACAGCGATGTCCCGGCCCGTTTTTTTTGCATCCGTTGACTTTTACTATTTAATCTTTTAAGTATCAAAAGAAGAAAATGTTTTGACTTGTTTTTTTGTTTACTATCTTTTTATTCAAATAATTGTTTTTTCCAGAAAAGTCAACAGACAGAACATTTTCTTTTTTTAATACTTAAAAGATAAAATATTAAAAGGCACGGGTCTGTCTCCTCATCCCGCCTTGCACTCCTCCTCCAGATGTAGCAACAAAAACATCCCCACACTGAAAAAAAAGATCACCGGCACGAAAACCGCCACCCCAGCCGGCAAAATACTGCCCATCCCCAAAGCCGTGGTCAGGTCAACCACAATGAACATGGCGAAACCCACCACCAACCCCAAAAGCAGGGACCGGGTGGCCCCTCCCAACCGTTGCAGTCGCAAGGCGAAGGGAAAAGCCAGAATAATGGCCGACAAGGTGGTCAGCGGATCGGCGAGGCGTCGCAGAAAAAAGACCTGAAAGGCCTTGGCGTCATAGCCTTCCCGGGAGAGCCGGTTGGCTTGATGCCGCAATGCCATCAGTGAGAGCATCTCGGGTTGGGGAATGGACCGATCGAACTGCTCCGTGGCCAGTTGAATGGGCCAGGGTCTCGATTCGAAACGATTGGCTGCTCCGGCGTCCCCGTTGGTATAGACAATCCCGTCGTAAAGTACCCAGCCCTCTTTTTCCCGCTTGGCGTGTTTGGCATCCACCCGGGTGAGCAGACGCAGCCCCTCGTCGAATTGAAAAATGGTGACATCCCACATGGCCCCGTGTTCCGGGGAGGTGCCTTGGGCATGAACGATCTGTTGCCCATCCCGGATCCACAAGGCGGTGGTATCGGAGCCGGTCAAGGTGGAAGCCGGGGTGGAGTGGGTGATGCGATTGACCACGTCCTGCATCAGACGATTGCCGAGGGGCACCACCTGATCCTGAAGCAGGAACTGGACGGAGGAGATGCTCAAACCCGCCAGCAGAAACGGCACCAGGATACGATAAATCGAAAGTCCCCCCGCTCGCATGGCGGTGATTTCATTCTGCCGGGAGAGCAGCGTCAAGGTGGTCAGCGTGGCCAGCAGAGTCAGGGGAGCCAGAATGTGTACCAGAAAAGCGGGCAGACGCAACGCCAGCAGAAAGAGGATATCGCTCCAGCCGGCTGAACCCTCCTTGGCGTAACGGCGCACCAGTTCAGCACCGTCCAGCAGCAGGAAGAGTCCGCCGGAAATCAGCAGAATGCGCAGGAAATTGACCAGGAAACGGGAAAACAGATAGCGCAGCAGTACCGGCATGTCAGACGGTTCCTCCATCCGAACGGGCGGGACGGGCGAAGGTGGCGGGCAGAAAATCGAGCAGTTGCCCCAGCAGAACCAGGGCGGCCACCGGTTTGTCACGGGCGCTTTGACGAAACAGATAGAGAGTGAGTCCGGCCATGAGGCCGTTCGGCAGCCAGAAACCAATGGGAGGCGTGATCAGAGCCCGTTTGGCCAAAGTCTCTCCCAGGGTCAGAAGCAGGAAATGGGCGACCAGGATGAGAAGAGAAGCCAGAAAGCCGAAACCACGACCACCGCGTTGGGAGGTTTGCAGACTCATGGGTATGGCCAGGAAACCCAGAATCAGGGTGGCCGCCGGGAAGGCTATGCGACGATGCCACTCCATGCGCGCTTCCAGGGCCCGGTGGGGATTGTTCATGGCCTCTTCGAGGGCTGCGGCGCTCAGTTCCTGAAAACTGGTCTGACGCGAGGTGGTCAGACCACCCGGAGAGAGGTCGAGATCCAGGGTGAAACTTTGGAACCCCATCTGGCGCAGTCCGGAAGAGGTGACCTGCTGCCGAATGCCCTCTTCCAGAAAGAAACTGGAGTTGCCGTCCGGCAACGTTACCATCCGTCCCTGGGCGGCGACCAGAGTGACCGGCATGCGGGCGTTGCGCTCGTCGTGAATGATCAACCCCTTGAATCGACGTGTTTTGGCATCCTGATCCTGGATGTAGATGGTCAGGCCGGGCAGAAGTTGCGAAAAGGATTGGGGCTTGAGGGAGAAGGTGACGGCGGAAAGGATGGCGGTTTTCAATTGAACCATGCGTCCCTGGGCGGCGGGAATCCAATACCCGTTGAGCATCCAGGAGAAGGAGGCAAAAATCAGGATCAGCAAGGCGATGGGACGGGAGATTTGAAACAGGCTGAAGCCGCAGGATTTCAGTACCACGATTTCGCTGTCCTGCACCAGTCGGCCCAGACCGATCAGGATGCCCACCAACAAGGCGATGGGCAGGCTGGCTACCAGGAACTTCGGGGTGAGATAGAGGATCAACAGCCCCAGATCAGCCACGGAAGTGCCCTTGTTGACCCAGAGATCGACCAGTCGCAGTACCTGGGGAAGCAAAATCAGACCGGTGAAAACCAGCAGCGCGAGGAGCGCCGTCTGGAAGGTTTCGCGAAAGAGATAGCGGGAAATTCGCATCGTGTCGGACCTGCGCCATGCCGATCCGGTGGAATGCCGGAGAAAAGAGGGCCGAATGCGGGGAAAAAAACAGGGGAAACCACGTCACTTGGGCTGCCCATGGCCGCAAAAATAGGGCACAATGGCTGCGAC
The sequence above is a segment of the Magnetococcales bacterium genome. Coding sequences within it:
- a CDS encoding CoA pyrophosphatase — protein: MSLSMDDDFPDPGQIAARLSRPRRPVPETSSTLSPAAVLLPFHWPDGRPHLILIERSRIVSTHKGQMAFPGGRREPGDASLLITALRETREELGCSLQGFSILGALPPQPTTSTGFLVHPFVAAMADLPRFAPDPREVASWVSIPWAFFRHNPSFSPQPAFTYRKYWIWGATAAIIQRVIVLLHAP
- a CDS encoding CDGSH iron-sulfur domain-containing protein, coding for MWGLHPVLVELPAGRHKLCLCGDSDSFPACDDSRRGVCSRAVTVDLPEDGRLLLCACGKSSRGHLCDGSHGYSRKVPHGR
- a CDS encoding single-stranded DNA-binding protein, yielding MPAPTSPPETSNRVVLAGLLVDRPVERVTPSGRLVVEFELEHHSAVRDLAPLERVALRIGVVALDQVASTCRTLAAGSAVEVEGVLNQKLWSRDGRERRGRVEMVARNIRIDVSSSPLNLDNTPEDGHSRIEVING
- a CDS encoding lytic transglycosylase domain-containing protein, giving the protein MWATALTPRITSSSATATPPGTDCPPVAVSSRPSGGFPDEVSKGRSGFSRRFGGHLLFCLGLLLAGWAEAKTPSWLPMIQQVAREEQVDPALLEAVVAVESSFDPLSVSPKGAAGLTQLMPGTAHDMGVRNPFHPEQNLRGGAKYLRKMLDQFNNLGLALAGYNAGPGAVLKYKGVPPYPETRRYVKKVMEYYQAVRLDGKHRTPPPAAFEMVRRFRSSDGRIILVSRAAENLKAPTNMHITVRRASARTPDSASAQPVRQVKLAALGDEMVMPVRDSVPLHAISSYSTASSIPILRLSR
- a CDS encoding DUF2232 domain-containing protein, which encodes MNPPWWKEIGRHPVAAGFLGLAFLLLSTRMPLLMPLQFFLPLPFLLAGGRHELRRAVWALLPFGVGASLLDGNLLYPAIMSVMFAAVPLAFGISLRNGWPVTLGWSLLFAGGGVLLLGIILGSMLFGLDLQAALQASMEPVRDHLLADMQEKAQAEALLLAQTRAFLDQMIETLSWVFPSAFLSTWFLIQSGNLWMARNVLERTGQDVPKGEGLSDFRVPFFLVWAVIAFGVLAMVTQGSGRFLGVNMLLFLTMPYFFQGLAIIQSLFLRYTLHPFLRGLFYALLIVRLELNLILILLGLFDTWLDVRKYFNRADADPPGR
- the pgeF gene encoding peptidoglycan editing factor PgeF; this translates as MVCTTRGGGVSSGPFASLNLAGHVADDSDRVLENRKRLATRLGRPLEALRFLEQVHGVATVFSGEEAPSSPPVADAQVTDRPGLLLAVLTADCAPVLLADPRSGVIGAAHAGWRGALDGVLESCLHSMTTMGARPYDIRALIGPCIRQSAFQVGGDVHARFLATDTAFGQFFAPETDSDRYRFDLPGLLRLRLLRAGLAEDCLYDVGHCTYTENHLFFSHRHATRNGLPTCGRQLSAIGRLPG
- the xth gene encoding exodeoxyribonuclease III, with the translated sequence MRIATWNVNSLNVRLEPLLAWLRDDPVDVICLQETKLPDERFPAEALAAAGYRVWFAGQKTYNGVAILSRREGRGAIRRIPGWADEQQRFLSVEIDGIRVLCVYVPNGAEVGGEKYAYKLSWLKALTAHVETLLAEGGPVIVAGDFNIAPEDRDCYDPAAWAGQILVSEAERAAFRALLQGPLVDGLRQVDPRQGVYTWWDYRAGAFPRNHGLRIDHLLLSTDLARRLRRGEVLRGLRGMERPSDHAPVLLELA
- a CDS encoding HD domain-containing protein, which gives rise to MNLEEKIHQLFNSCEVHFCREEMARVRHALDLASVYHEGQVRKLDGSPYLNHPVEVAQSCIDWGLTDSTAICAALLHDALEDAPEDANPLGEIGRLSRDVLELVQALTKIRHLQTGGGDLPATYRRILGAAARDLRVLIIKAMDIYHNSATLEVHGAAKAKVKASLGLIYVGMARRLGIMQFADVLIERLLPHLMPVQHRKIKEALNQFQRQGASSMERLDRRFEELIGSSMAVRHVVEPKSLGDFFVLTERPGTGHLQRIGWPVFRLKVLVKDRDDAFQVLGRVHQFFEPLPRHIRDYLNAPRINGFRALTSRILWEGHAVNVLIVLEEDDEANSLGILAEWGVSGPDPSRYMRLLATLGDSDLRMSEVHSHVLPDLLDIYTPRGDRLTFPQGSVVVDFAYLVHTELGEHCIGAKINGVRSLPEDPLEDGDVVQILTSPEAHPQRSWLEVVKTARAKTLIKQSLKNHVVHIKGMRHHSNGGFTITDLCGVDYVWATCCVAVPSDTIVGRMSEDGHWIVHRADCDKAQGAQWEKGDWECLDEPGVRISVTLAVAHRTGSLLQVLELLAQRGINGQTIQSKGRLGDSFLIELDLGGQDPVSLGRIFKEMVQVPAVQEVRRYAWMR
- a CDS encoding zinc ribbon domain-containing protein codes for the protein MPTYDYKCNSCNHPFEHAHGMNEKVELHCPACGGANVRKVFSTGGLVGANSGKGSPPPPSPCGGGGCGGGMCGLN
- a CDS encoding 30S ribosomal protein S18; this encodes MGGPGGRPGGTGGPGGRPRPGGADAAGAAAGGSRRPFFRRRKVCLFCADKTQLIDYKDPKLLSRFITERGKMVPSRITGVCAPHQRALARAIKRARNIALLPFLVK
- the rpsF gene encoding 30S ribosomal protein S6, with protein sequence MAFYESIYIIRPDLTTEQIEQVNRRVTDHIAALGGKVLRTELWGRRQLAYIVRKNSNGFYVFHSVEGAGNMVRELEARLAIDEDILKYLNVRVEKANSNPTPLGRPEEKREGSPRLEEGEVFEGEDMAEEEE
- a CDS encoding 50S ribosomal protein L9 — translated: MDVILLEKISKLGELGSVVKVRGGYGRNFLIPQKKALPATAANKARFEQEKADFEQKQAEVRARAEALAARLTGLEVVLDRPAGSGEKLFGAVTNADIAEFFKGKGVEVERKVIEVAAPIKTLGEHIVRLRLHPDVVPELVVRVERSVK
- a CDS encoding Crp/Fnr family transcriptional regulator, whose amino-acid sequence is MEAWRGLSPEDQRAVCLFAEFLRSKGQRAEPRSVPREPLSIPAPAGESAVAALKRLKATYPMIEADTGLLEEASRLLMDKVLGKPDKEVISGMEALFQRRYRAWLEAERTRSAPE